A genomic segment from Spinacia oleracea cultivar Varoflay chromosome 3, BTI_SOV_V1, whole genome shotgun sequence encodes:
- the LOC110803701 gene encoding 2-succinylbenzoate--CoA ligase, chloroplastic/peroxisomal isoform X7 yields the protein MGDWSRAHICQCLNRLLTLRGNSTVTIAQEQRKSGEQFVESVLSLAHKLCQLGLCRGQIVAICAFNSDSYLEWLLAVAYIGGIIAPLNYRWSLEESKVALEVIRPAMIVTDECCTWLSDLRNGTMFCPRWHVSVGFHYSTSNGIQECERLSINLQSIKYCWAPDNVVIICFTSGSTGKPKGVAISHASLIMQSLAKIAIVGYAEDDVYLHTAPLCHIGGISSCISMLMVGGCHVLIPKFEVKMALKAIEENHVTSFITVPAMLASLVSTMRNNKSRNLVESVKKILNGGGSLSLQLVEDSVRCFHRAKLLSAYGMTETCSSLTFITVYDPAINNRHLKKIRGTVSNSVHPIGGICVGKPAPHVELLVIKEELSHVGRIMTRGLHVMIGYWGQISGLEIDSSGDWFDTGDSGHIDAHGNLWLVGRRNCRIKSGGENVYPEEVEVVLSQHPGILAVVVIGLPDAHLGEMVVACVQIRDNWIWTDLNVGELQSNMERHLSTGMLKEFCRHKSLTGFKIPRAFMIWRKPFPLTSTGKVKRDQVKAEAISHLQPFFSNL from the exons ATGGGCGACTGGTCAAGAGCTCACATTTGCCAATGTTTAAATCGCCTCCTAACTCTCCGAGGCAATTCAACGGTGACTATTGCGCAAGAACAACGCAAGTCAGGTGAGCAGTTCGTAGAAAGTGTGTTGAGTCTTGCTCATAAGCTTTGCCAATTGGGCCTCTGTCGTGGTCAAATTGTTGCCATTTGTGCTTTCAACAG TGATTCATATCTGGAATGGCTGCTTGCTGTTGCATATATTGGGGGGATAATTGCTCCTCTTAATTATCGTTGG AGCTTGGAGGAGTCAAAGGTGGCACTGGAAGTCATCCGACCAGCAATGATAGTCACTGATGAATGTTGCACGTGGTTGTCGGATTTGCGAAATGGTACCATGTTTTGTCCAAGATGGCATGTTTCTGTTGGATTTCATTATTCAACTTCAAATG GCATACAAGAATGTGAGAGGTTATCCATAAATCTTCAATCTATCAAATACTGTTGGGCGCCTGACAATGTTGTTATCATATGTTTCACTTCAG GGTCCACCGGAAAACCAAAAGGAGTTGCCATAAGCCATGCCTCCTTAATCATGCAATCCTTGGCAAAAATCGCCATTGTGGGTTACGCAGAAGACGAT GTTTATTTGCATACTGCCCCACTGTGCCATATAGGTGGGATATCCTCATGCATATCCATGCTAATGGTAGGAGGTTGTCATGTATTGATACCCAAGTTTGAAGTTAAAATGGCACTAAAAGCCATAGAGGAAAACCATGTGACTTCATTTATAACTGTTCCGGCAATGCTAGCTTCTCTGGTTTCTACAATGAG GAACAACAAATCAAGGAATTTGGTAGAAAGTGTAAAGAAGATTTTGAATGGTGGCGGCAGTCTTTCTCTCCAACTTGTAGAAGATTCAGTAAGATGTTTTCATAGAGCCAAGCTTCTCTCTGCTTATG GTATGACGGAAACCTGTTCTTCTCTCACCTTCATCACCGTTTATGATCCAGCTATTAATAACCGTCACCTAAAAAAGATAAGAGGAACTGTTTCCAACTCTGTACACCCAATAGGAGGTATATGTGTTGGAAAGCCAGCACCTCACGTCGAGTTACTGGTAATAAAAGAGGAATTGTCTCATGTGGGGAGAATCATGACTCGAGGACTCCATGTTATGATTGGCTATTGGGGTCAAATTAGTGGTCTAGAAATCGACTCTAGTGGAGATTGGTTTGACACTGGTGATAGTGGACATATTGATGCTCATGGAAACTTGTGGCTTGTTGGTCGTAGGAATTGTCGTATCAAAAGTGGTGGGGAGAATGTGTACCCTGAAGAG GTGGAGGTCGTATTATCTCAACATCCTGGAATATTGGCGGTGGTTGTCATTGGACTCCCAGATGCACACCTAGGTGAAATGGTTGTTGCTTGTGTTCAAATTAGAGATAACTGGATATGGACCGACTTAAACGTTGGTGAGTTGCAAAGCAACATGGAACGACACTTATCAACCGGCATGTTAAAGGAGTTTTGTCGGCATAAGAGTTTAACCGG GTTTAAGATACCAAGAGCTTTCATGATTTGGAGAAAGCCTTTTCCTCTTACGAGCACAGGAAAAGTCAAAAGAGACCAAGTTAAGGCTGAGGCTATATCGCATCTACAACCTTTCTTTAGCAATCTTTAA
- the LOC110803701 gene encoding 2-succinylbenzoate--CoA ligase, chloroplastic/peroxisomal isoform X2 has product MGDWSRAHICQCLNRLLTLRGNSTVTIAQEQRKSGEQFVESVLSLAHKLCQLGLCRGQIVAICAFNSDSYLEWLLAVAYIGGIIAPLNYRWAYRYTSEIESTWSMKSESLEESKVALEVIRPAMIVTDECCTWLSDLRNGTMFCPRWHVSVGFHYSTSNGIQECERLSINLQSIKYCWAPDNVVIICFTSGSTGKPKGVAISHASLIMQSLAKIAIVGYAEDDVGGISSCISMLMVGGCHVLIPKFEVKMALKAIEENHVTSFITVPAMLASLVSTMRNNKSRNLVESVKKILNGGGSLSLQLVEDSVRCFHRAKLLSAYGMTETCSSLTFITVYDPAINNRHLKKIRGTVSNSVHPIGGICVGKPAPHVELLVIKEELSHVGRIMTRGLHVMIGYWGQISGLEIDSSGDWFDTGDSGHIDAHGNLWLVGRRNCRIKSGGENVYPEEVEVVLSQHPGILAVVVIGLPDAHLGEMVVACVQIRDNWIWTDLNVGELQSNMERHLSTGMLKEFCRHKSLTGSLSVSLFFHSPSPCSKQIRKLKSLWFKIPRAFMIWRKPFPLTSTGKVKRDQVKAEAISHLQPFFSNL; this is encoded by the exons ATGGGCGACTGGTCAAGAGCTCACATTTGCCAATGTTTAAATCGCCTCCTAACTCTCCGAGGCAATTCAACGGTGACTATTGCGCAAGAACAACGCAAGTCAGGTGAGCAGTTCGTAGAAAGTGTGTTGAGTCTTGCTCATAAGCTTTGCCAATTGGGCCTCTGTCGTGGTCAAATTGTTGCCATTTGTGCTTTCAACAG TGATTCATATCTGGAATGGCTGCTTGCTGTTGCATATATTGGGGGGATAATTGCTCCTCTTAATTATCGTTGG GCATACAGATATACCAGTGAGATCGAAAGTACATGGAGCATGAAATCAGAA AGCTTGGAGGAGTCAAAGGTGGCACTGGAAGTCATCCGACCAGCAATGATAGTCACTGATGAATGTTGCACGTGGTTGTCGGATTTGCGAAATGGTACCATGTTTTGTCCAAGATGGCATGTTTCTGTTGGATTTCATTATTCAACTTCAAATG GCATACAAGAATGTGAGAGGTTATCCATAAATCTTCAATCTATCAAATACTGTTGGGCGCCTGACAATGTTGTTATCATATGTTTCACTTCAG GGTCCACCGGAAAACCAAAAGGAGTTGCCATAAGCCATGCCTCCTTAATCATGCAATCCTTGGCAAAAATCGCCATTGTGGGTTACGCAGAAGACGATGTAG GTGGGATATCCTCATGCATATCCATGCTAATGGTAGGAGGTTGTCATGTATTGATACCCAAGTTTGAAGTTAAAATGGCACTAAAAGCCATAGAGGAAAACCATGTGACTTCATTTATAACTGTTCCGGCAATGCTAGCTTCTCTGGTTTCTACAATGAG GAACAACAAATCAAGGAATTTGGTAGAAAGTGTAAAGAAGATTTTGAATGGTGGCGGCAGTCTTTCTCTCCAACTTGTAGAAGATTCAGTAAGATGTTTTCATAGAGCCAAGCTTCTCTCTGCTTATG GTATGACGGAAACCTGTTCTTCTCTCACCTTCATCACCGTTTATGATCCAGCTATTAATAACCGTCACCTAAAAAAGATAAGAGGAACTGTTTCCAACTCTGTACACCCAATAGGAGGTATATGTGTTGGAAAGCCAGCACCTCACGTCGAGTTACTGGTAATAAAAGAGGAATTGTCTCATGTGGGGAGAATCATGACTCGAGGACTCCATGTTATGATTGGCTATTGGGGTCAAATTAGTGGTCTAGAAATCGACTCTAGTGGAGATTGGTTTGACACTGGTGATAGTGGACATATTGATGCTCATGGAAACTTGTGGCTTGTTGGTCGTAGGAATTGTCGTATCAAAAGTGGTGGGGAGAATGTGTACCCTGAAGAG GTGGAGGTCGTATTATCTCAACATCCTGGAATATTGGCGGTGGTTGTCATTGGACTCCCAGATGCACACCTAGGTGAAATGGTTGTTGCTTGTGTTCAAATTAGAGATAACTGGATATGGACCGACTTAAACGTTGGTGAGTTGCAAAGCAACATGGAACGACACTTATCAACCGGCATGTTAAAGGAGTTTTGTCGGCATAAGAGTTTAACCGGGTCTCTCTCTGTTTCCTTGTTTTTCCATTCCCCCTCACCCTGCTCGAAGCAGATTAGGAAACTAAAATCCCTTTG GTTTAAGATACCAAGAGCTTTCATGATTTGGAGAAAGCCTTTTCCTCTTACGAGCACAGGAAAAGTCAAAAGAGACCAAGTTAAGGCTGAGGCTATATCGCATCTACAACCTTTCTTTAGCAATCTTTAA
- the LOC110803701 gene encoding 2-succinylbenzoate--CoA ligase, chloroplastic/peroxisomal isoform X3 has protein sequence MGDWSRAHICQCLNRLLTLRGNSTVTIAQEQRKSGEQFVESVLSLAHKLCQLGLCRGQIVAICAFNSDSYLEWLLAVAYIGGIIAPLNYRWSLEESKVALEVIRPAMIVTDECCTWLSDLRNGTMFCPRWHVSVGFHYSTSNGIQECERLSINLQSIKYCWAPDNVVIICFTSGSTGKPKGVAISHASLIMQSLAKIAIVGYAEDDVYLHTAPLCHIGGISSCISMLMVGGCHVLIPKFEVKMALKAIEENHVTSFITVPAMLASLVSTMRNNKSRNLVESVKKILNGGGSLSLQLVEDSVRCFHRAKLLSAYGMTETCSSLTFITVYDPAINNRHLKKIRGTVSNSVHPIGGICVGKPAPHVELLVIKEELSHVGRIMTRGLHVMIGYWGQISGLEIDSSGDWFDTGDSGHIDAHGNLWLVGRRNCRIKSGGENVYPEEVEVVLSQHPGILAVVVIGLPDAHLGEMVVACVQIRDNWIWTDLNVGELQSNMERHLSTGMLKEFCRHKSLTGSLSVSLFFHSPSPCSKQIRKLKSLWFKIPRAFMIWRKPFPLTSTGKVKRDQVKAEAISHLQPFFSNL, from the exons ATGGGCGACTGGTCAAGAGCTCACATTTGCCAATGTTTAAATCGCCTCCTAACTCTCCGAGGCAATTCAACGGTGACTATTGCGCAAGAACAACGCAAGTCAGGTGAGCAGTTCGTAGAAAGTGTGTTGAGTCTTGCTCATAAGCTTTGCCAATTGGGCCTCTGTCGTGGTCAAATTGTTGCCATTTGTGCTTTCAACAG TGATTCATATCTGGAATGGCTGCTTGCTGTTGCATATATTGGGGGGATAATTGCTCCTCTTAATTATCGTTGG AGCTTGGAGGAGTCAAAGGTGGCACTGGAAGTCATCCGACCAGCAATGATAGTCACTGATGAATGTTGCACGTGGTTGTCGGATTTGCGAAATGGTACCATGTTTTGTCCAAGATGGCATGTTTCTGTTGGATTTCATTATTCAACTTCAAATG GCATACAAGAATGTGAGAGGTTATCCATAAATCTTCAATCTATCAAATACTGTTGGGCGCCTGACAATGTTGTTATCATATGTTTCACTTCAG GGTCCACCGGAAAACCAAAAGGAGTTGCCATAAGCCATGCCTCCTTAATCATGCAATCCTTGGCAAAAATCGCCATTGTGGGTTACGCAGAAGACGAT GTTTATTTGCATACTGCCCCACTGTGCCATATAGGTGGGATATCCTCATGCATATCCATGCTAATGGTAGGAGGTTGTCATGTATTGATACCCAAGTTTGAAGTTAAAATGGCACTAAAAGCCATAGAGGAAAACCATGTGACTTCATTTATAACTGTTCCGGCAATGCTAGCTTCTCTGGTTTCTACAATGAG GAACAACAAATCAAGGAATTTGGTAGAAAGTGTAAAGAAGATTTTGAATGGTGGCGGCAGTCTTTCTCTCCAACTTGTAGAAGATTCAGTAAGATGTTTTCATAGAGCCAAGCTTCTCTCTGCTTATG GTATGACGGAAACCTGTTCTTCTCTCACCTTCATCACCGTTTATGATCCAGCTATTAATAACCGTCACCTAAAAAAGATAAGAGGAACTGTTTCCAACTCTGTACACCCAATAGGAGGTATATGTGTTGGAAAGCCAGCACCTCACGTCGAGTTACTGGTAATAAAAGAGGAATTGTCTCATGTGGGGAGAATCATGACTCGAGGACTCCATGTTATGATTGGCTATTGGGGTCAAATTAGTGGTCTAGAAATCGACTCTAGTGGAGATTGGTTTGACACTGGTGATAGTGGACATATTGATGCTCATGGAAACTTGTGGCTTGTTGGTCGTAGGAATTGTCGTATCAAAAGTGGTGGGGAGAATGTGTACCCTGAAGAG GTGGAGGTCGTATTATCTCAACATCCTGGAATATTGGCGGTGGTTGTCATTGGACTCCCAGATGCACACCTAGGTGAAATGGTTGTTGCTTGTGTTCAAATTAGAGATAACTGGATATGGACCGACTTAAACGTTGGTGAGTTGCAAAGCAACATGGAACGACACTTATCAACCGGCATGTTAAAGGAGTTTTGTCGGCATAAGAGTTTAACCGGGTCTCTCTCTGTTTCCTTGTTTTTCCATTCCCCCTCACCCTGCTCGAAGCAGATTAGGAAACTAAAATCCCTTTG GTTTAAGATACCAAGAGCTTTCATGATTTGGAGAAAGCCTTTTCCTCTTACGAGCACAGGAAAAGTCAAAAGAGACCAAGTTAAGGCTGAGGCTATATCGCATCTACAACCTTTCTTTAGCAATCTTTAA
- the LOC110803701 gene encoding 2-succinylbenzoate--CoA ligase, chloroplastic/peroxisomal isoform X6, giving the protein MGDWSRAHICQCLNRLLTLRGNSTVTIAQEQRKSGEQFVESVLSLAHKLCQLGLCRGQIVAICAFNSDSYLEWLLAVAYIGGIIAPLNYRWSLEESKVALEVIRPAMIVTDECCTWLSDLRNGIQECERLSINLQSIKYCWAPDNVVIICFTSGSTGKPKGVAISHASLIMQSLAKIAIVGYAEDDVYLHTAPLCHIGGISSCISMLMVGGCHVLIPKFEVKMALKAIEENHVTSFITVPAMLASLVSTMRNNKSRNLVESVKKILNGGGSLSLQLVEDSVRCFHRAKLLSAYGMTETCSSLTFITVYDPAINNRHLKKIRGTVSNSVHPIGGICVGKPAPHVELLVIKEELSHVGRIMTRGLHVMIGYWGQISGLEIDSSGDWFDTGDSGHIDAHGNLWLVGRRNCRIKSGGENVYPEEVEVVLSQHPGILAVVVIGLPDAHLGEMVVACVQIRDNWIWTDLNVGELQSNMERHLSTGMLKEFCRHKSLTGSLSVSLFFHSPSPCSKQIRKLKSLWFKIPRAFMIWRKPFPLTSTGKVKRDQVKAEAISHLQPFFSNL; this is encoded by the exons ATGGGCGACTGGTCAAGAGCTCACATTTGCCAATGTTTAAATCGCCTCCTAACTCTCCGAGGCAATTCAACGGTGACTATTGCGCAAGAACAACGCAAGTCAGGTGAGCAGTTCGTAGAAAGTGTGTTGAGTCTTGCTCATAAGCTTTGCCAATTGGGCCTCTGTCGTGGTCAAATTGTTGCCATTTGTGCTTTCAACAG TGATTCATATCTGGAATGGCTGCTTGCTGTTGCATATATTGGGGGGATAATTGCTCCTCTTAATTATCGTTGG AGCTTGGAGGAGTCAAAGGTGGCACTGGAAGTCATCCGACCAGCAATGATAGTCACTGATGAATGTTGCACGTGGTTGTCGGATTTGCGAAATG GCATACAAGAATGTGAGAGGTTATCCATAAATCTTCAATCTATCAAATACTGTTGGGCGCCTGACAATGTTGTTATCATATGTTTCACTTCAG GGTCCACCGGAAAACCAAAAGGAGTTGCCATAAGCCATGCCTCCTTAATCATGCAATCCTTGGCAAAAATCGCCATTGTGGGTTACGCAGAAGACGAT GTTTATTTGCATACTGCCCCACTGTGCCATATAGGTGGGATATCCTCATGCATATCCATGCTAATGGTAGGAGGTTGTCATGTATTGATACCCAAGTTTGAAGTTAAAATGGCACTAAAAGCCATAGAGGAAAACCATGTGACTTCATTTATAACTGTTCCGGCAATGCTAGCTTCTCTGGTTTCTACAATGAG GAACAACAAATCAAGGAATTTGGTAGAAAGTGTAAAGAAGATTTTGAATGGTGGCGGCAGTCTTTCTCTCCAACTTGTAGAAGATTCAGTAAGATGTTTTCATAGAGCCAAGCTTCTCTCTGCTTATG GTATGACGGAAACCTGTTCTTCTCTCACCTTCATCACCGTTTATGATCCAGCTATTAATAACCGTCACCTAAAAAAGATAAGAGGAACTGTTTCCAACTCTGTACACCCAATAGGAGGTATATGTGTTGGAAAGCCAGCACCTCACGTCGAGTTACTGGTAATAAAAGAGGAATTGTCTCATGTGGGGAGAATCATGACTCGAGGACTCCATGTTATGATTGGCTATTGGGGTCAAATTAGTGGTCTAGAAATCGACTCTAGTGGAGATTGGTTTGACACTGGTGATAGTGGACATATTGATGCTCATGGAAACTTGTGGCTTGTTGGTCGTAGGAATTGTCGTATCAAAAGTGGTGGGGAGAATGTGTACCCTGAAGAG GTGGAGGTCGTATTATCTCAACATCCTGGAATATTGGCGGTGGTTGTCATTGGACTCCCAGATGCACACCTAGGTGAAATGGTTGTTGCTTGTGTTCAAATTAGAGATAACTGGATATGGACCGACTTAAACGTTGGTGAGTTGCAAAGCAACATGGAACGACACTTATCAACCGGCATGTTAAAGGAGTTTTGTCGGCATAAGAGTTTAACCGGGTCTCTCTCTGTTTCCTTGTTTTTCCATTCCCCCTCACCCTGCTCGAAGCAGATTAGGAAACTAAAATCCCTTTG GTTTAAGATACCAAGAGCTTTCATGATTTGGAGAAAGCCTTTTCCTCTTACGAGCACAGGAAAAGTCAAAAGAGACCAAGTTAAGGCTGAGGCTATATCGCATCTACAACCTTTCTTTAGCAATCTTTAA
- the LOC110803701 gene encoding 2-succinylbenzoate--CoA ligase, chloroplastic/peroxisomal isoform X1, with product MGDWSRAHICQCLNRLLTLRGNSTVTIAQEQRKSGEQFVESVLSLAHKLCQLGLCRGQIVAICAFNSDSYLEWLLAVAYIGGIIAPLNYRWAYRYTSEIESTWSMKSESLEESKVALEVIRPAMIVTDECCTWLSDLRNGTMFCPRWHVSVGFHYSTSNGIQECERLSINLQSIKYCWAPDNVVIICFTSGSTGKPKGVAISHASLIMQSLAKIAIVGYAEDDVYLHTAPLCHIGGISSCISMLMVGGCHVLIPKFEVKMALKAIEENHVTSFITVPAMLASLVSTMRNNKSRNLVESVKKILNGGGSLSLQLVEDSVRCFHRAKLLSAYGMTETCSSLTFITVYDPAINNRHLKKIRGTVSNSVHPIGGICVGKPAPHVELLVIKEELSHVGRIMTRGLHVMIGYWGQISGLEIDSSGDWFDTGDSGHIDAHGNLWLVGRRNCRIKSGGENVYPEEVEVVLSQHPGILAVVVIGLPDAHLGEMVVACVQIRDNWIWTDLNVGELQSNMERHLSTGMLKEFCRHKSLTGSLSVSLFFHSPSPCSKQIRKLKSLWFKIPRAFMIWRKPFPLTSTGKVKRDQVKAEAISHLQPFFSNL from the exons ATGGGCGACTGGTCAAGAGCTCACATTTGCCAATGTTTAAATCGCCTCCTAACTCTCCGAGGCAATTCAACGGTGACTATTGCGCAAGAACAACGCAAGTCAGGTGAGCAGTTCGTAGAAAGTGTGTTGAGTCTTGCTCATAAGCTTTGCCAATTGGGCCTCTGTCGTGGTCAAATTGTTGCCATTTGTGCTTTCAACAG TGATTCATATCTGGAATGGCTGCTTGCTGTTGCATATATTGGGGGGATAATTGCTCCTCTTAATTATCGTTGG GCATACAGATATACCAGTGAGATCGAAAGTACATGGAGCATGAAATCAGAA AGCTTGGAGGAGTCAAAGGTGGCACTGGAAGTCATCCGACCAGCAATGATAGTCACTGATGAATGTTGCACGTGGTTGTCGGATTTGCGAAATGGTACCATGTTTTGTCCAAGATGGCATGTTTCTGTTGGATTTCATTATTCAACTTCAAATG GCATACAAGAATGTGAGAGGTTATCCATAAATCTTCAATCTATCAAATACTGTTGGGCGCCTGACAATGTTGTTATCATATGTTTCACTTCAG GGTCCACCGGAAAACCAAAAGGAGTTGCCATAAGCCATGCCTCCTTAATCATGCAATCCTTGGCAAAAATCGCCATTGTGGGTTACGCAGAAGACGAT GTTTATTTGCATACTGCCCCACTGTGCCATATAGGTGGGATATCCTCATGCATATCCATGCTAATGGTAGGAGGTTGTCATGTATTGATACCCAAGTTTGAAGTTAAAATGGCACTAAAAGCCATAGAGGAAAACCATGTGACTTCATTTATAACTGTTCCGGCAATGCTAGCTTCTCTGGTTTCTACAATGAG GAACAACAAATCAAGGAATTTGGTAGAAAGTGTAAAGAAGATTTTGAATGGTGGCGGCAGTCTTTCTCTCCAACTTGTAGAAGATTCAGTAAGATGTTTTCATAGAGCCAAGCTTCTCTCTGCTTATG GTATGACGGAAACCTGTTCTTCTCTCACCTTCATCACCGTTTATGATCCAGCTATTAATAACCGTCACCTAAAAAAGATAAGAGGAACTGTTTCCAACTCTGTACACCCAATAGGAGGTATATGTGTTGGAAAGCCAGCACCTCACGTCGAGTTACTGGTAATAAAAGAGGAATTGTCTCATGTGGGGAGAATCATGACTCGAGGACTCCATGTTATGATTGGCTATTGGGGTCAAATTAGTGGTCTAGAAATCGACTCTAGTGGAGATTGGTTTGACACTGGTGATAGTGGACATATTGATGCTCATGGAAACTTGTGGCTTGTTGGTCGTAGGAATTGTCGTATCAAAAGTGGTGGGGAGAATGTGTACCCTGAAGAG GTGGAGGTCGTATTATCTCAACATCCTGGAATATTGGCGGTGGTTGTCATTGGACTCCCAGATGCACACCTAGGTGAAATGGTTGTTGCTTGTGTTCAAATTAGAGATAACTGGATATGGACCGACTTAAACGTTGGTGAGTTGCAAAGCAACATGGAACGACACTTATCAACCGGCATGTTAAAGGAGTTTTGTCGGCATAAGAGTTTAACCGGGTCTCTCTCTGTTTCCTTGTTTTTCCATTCCCCCTCACCCTGCTCGAAGCAGATTAGGAAACTAAAATCCCTTTG GTTTAAGATACCAAGAGCTTTCATGATTTGGAGAAAGCCTTTTCCTCTTACGAGCACAGGAAAAGTCAAAAGAGACCAAGTTAAGGCTGAGGCTATATCGCATCTACAACCTTTCTTTAGCAATCTTTAA
- the LOC110803701 gene encoding 2-succinylbenzoate--CoA ligase, chloroplastic/peroxisomal isoform X10 has product MGDWSRAHICQCLNRLLTLRGNSTVTIAQEQRKSGEQFVESVLSLAHKLCQLGLCRGQIVAICAFNSDSYLEWLLAVAYIGGIIAPLNYRWAYRYTSEIESTWSMKSESLEESKVALEVIRPAMIVTDECCTWLSDLRNGTMFCPRWHVSVGFHYSTSNGIQECERLSINLQSIKYCWAPDNVVIICFTSGSTGKPKGVAISHASLIMQSLAKIAIVGYAEDDEQQIKEFGRKCKEDFEWWRQSFSPTCRRFSMTETCSSLTFITVYDPAINNRHLKKIRGTVSNSVHPIGGICVGKPAPHVELLVIKEELSHVGRIMTRGLHVMIGYWGQISGLEIDSSGDWFDTGDSGHIDAHGNLWLVGRRNCRIKSGGENVYPEEVEVVLSQHPGILAVVVIGLPDAHLGEMVVACVQIRDNWIWTDLNVGELQSNMERHLSTGMLKEFCRHKSLTGSLSVSLFFHSPSPCSKQIRKLKSLWFKIPRAFMIWRKPFPLTSTGKVKRDQVKAEAISHLQPFFSNL; this is encoded by the exons ATGGGCGACTGGTCAAGAGCTCACATTTGCCAATGTTTAAATCGCCTCCTAACTCTCCGAGGCAATTCAACGGTGACTATTGCGCAAGAACAACGCAAGTCAGGTGAGCAGTTCGTAGAAAGTGTGTTGAGTCTTGCTCATAAGCTTTGCCAATTGGGCCTCTGTCGTGGTCAAATTGTTGCCATTTGTGCTTTCAACAG TGATTCATATCTGGAATGGCTGCTTGCTGTTGCATATATTGGGGGGATAATTGCTCCTCTTAATTATCGTTGG GCATACAGATATACCAGTGAGATCGAAAGTACATGGAGCATGAAATCAGAA AGCTTGGAGGAGTCAAAGGTGGCACTGGAAGTCATCCGACCAGCAATGATAGTCACTGATGAATGTTGCACGTGGTTGTCGGATTTGCGAAATGGTACCATGTTTTGTCCAAGATGGCATGTTTCTGTTGGATTTCATTATTCAACTTCAAATG GCATACAAGAATGTGAGAGGTTATCCATAAATCTTCAATCTATCAAATACTGTTGGGCGCCTGACAATGTTGTTATCATATGTTTCACTTCAG GGTCCACCGGAAAACCAAAAGGAGTTGCCATAAGCCATGCCTCCTTAATCATGCAATCCTTGGCAAAAATCGCCATTGTGGGTTACGCAGAAGACGAT GAACAACAAATCAAGGAATTTGGTAGAAAGTGTAAAGAAGATTTTGAATGGTGGCGGCAGTCTTTCTCTCCAACTTGTAGAAGATTCA GTATGACGGAAACCTGTTCTTCTCTCACCTTCATCACCGTTTATGATCCAGCTATTAATAACCGTCACCTAAAAAAGATAAGAGGAACTGTTTCCAACTCTGTACACCCAATAGGAGGTATATGTGTTGGAAAGCCAGCACCTCACGTCGAGTTACTGGTAATAAAAGAGGAATTGTCTCATGTGGGGAGAATCATGACTCGAGGACTCCATGTTATGATTGGCTATTGGGGTCAAATTAGTGGTCTAGAAATCGACTCTAGTGGAGATTGGTTTGACACTGGTGATAGTGGACATATTGATGCTCATGGAAACTTGTGGCTTGTTGGTCGTAGGAATTGTCGTATCAAAAGTGGTGGGGAGAATGTGTACCCTGAAGAG GTGGAGGTCGTATTATCTCAACATCCTGGAATATTGGCGGTGGTTGTCATTGGACTCCCAGATGCACACCTAGGTGAAATGGTTGTTGCTTGTGTTCAAATTAGAGATAACTGGATATGGACCGACTTAAACGTTGGTGAGTTGCAAAGCAACATGGAACGACACTTATCAACCGGCATGTTAAAGGAGTTTTGTCGGCATAAGAGTTTAACCGGGTCTCTCTCTGTTTCCTTGTTTTTCCATTCCCCCTCACCCTGCTCGAAGCAGATTAGGAAACTAAAATCCCTTTG GTTTAAGATACCAAGAGCTTTCATGATTTGGAGAAAGCCTTTTCCTCTTACGAGCACAGGAAAAGTCAAAAGAGACCAAGTTAAGGCTGAGGCTATATCGCATCTACAACCTTTCTTTAGCAATCTTTAA